One Fundulus heteroclitus isolate FHET01 chromosome 8, MU-UCD_Fhet_4.1, whole genome shotgun sequence genomic window, TGTGGGTAATACCAGCCTTTTAGAGTGGGTCTATGGAGTCTATGGAGGGAGCTATAaggattagggtgatggcataGAGTTCTTCCAGTAAtgaagacttggagctcattgCAAAGGATGAATAGTCAGAAAACGTTTGAAGTTTCAAAATGCTTGCTAGCAATTACGAGAATCATATGTGTGCTGTATTGCCAATCAAGGTTTATCCACTGATTATTGAAAAAGgcattcataatttttttacctgccatttttaaaaatctaaaaacgtttttttttttgtttgtttttttacttagaCTCAGTGTTCAATAGTCTTTTgtgaaatatttgtatttatacCAAGACACAAAGTTATTGgttgattaaaataaacaaattctgGATTATCTTAATATTATCTAAGGTTTCATAGAAAGGTTGTCTTGAAAATGGATCAGTTGTGATACTTTAGATATTCAGATGATATTTTAGGTATTTCCTTGTTAAAACAACAGCATGCTTTGATAAGAGTTTGAATAATCTTGGGGGGGAGTCCCTTTCAATCTGTTTCACCTTAAATGATGAATGACTGGACAGCGAAAAGAAATGAtacactaataataataacaatactaataataatgaaGGAGTACATGTACACCACAAATAGACAAACTTTGCTGATCACTTTAATCAAAAAACATGCTAATAGGCATGTGGATATGTGTAACTTACACTCTGCTGGGATGATTTAGTGACATCACTGTTCATTACAATGTTGCATGACAATACATTAGTAAGCTCTGATACATCAAAAACACTTCCAGTTAAAATTGCAAtgcttatattttttttactattttacaaGCTCCTAGAAAATCCTTGAAAACAAAGTTATTTATAACCACACTTCCATTTAATTTTAGTCATAGATTGTAAGCAGGTGTTATATGGCCAGCCCTGATAATCAGCGGCGACTTTAGCTGGACGACTAAGCCGGTGAGGGTTCTGATGTGGAATCCAAGCTCACGGGGTGTGAGAATGCTTTTTAACTTTTGCACATGgcagtttgtgttttgattgTCAGGGTGCGTGTGACCATGTGCTGTATGGACAGCTGACACCCAAGGACCCTCACCTTACCTATTATATAAAGGGAGTTTGTGCTTGGGTGAAAGTCACTCTGCGGCTGAACCCTCACACTCACAGGATGAATGCCTTTCAGACTGTCTTCCTCTTGGCTGTTGGTCTCTCGGTAGGTGAGTACAACTCGACAGAAATTTTGCGACTGCAAAAGGAGTTTAGAACCCCTACGCTTTTACCCATTTTGCCAAAATACAGCTTAAAACtttgatgtatatatatatatttttttttggcttttcgTGCGATAGCCAAACATGGTGCACTTGCACAGAACCCTGTGCATTTCATTGCCAACCCTCCTTTTTccacaattacagctgcaagtcttttgtgTTATGGCTTTACCAGCTTTGTCCATCCCAAGTCTGATTTATTTCCGATCCTTTCTTGTAAAATAGCTTAAGGTCAGTCAGATCTGAGCCTATTCATTGTATCCCTGGCTGTACTTGAAGGGTTGGTTTAACATGAACATCCACCCCAGTCACGTGTCTTTTGCTGCCCATAGCAGGATTTtatccaggattgtcctgtatttagctcaatccatcttcctatcaactACGAACAGCTGCCTTGTCCCTGCAGAACAAGAGCATCAAAACAGCAATATGCTGCACCACCGTgtcatgcagtgttttttttttttttttttttttttccagcaccaAACATTTTGTACATGTATTTAAAAGAGAGAACAAGGTTAAATTGGTCACTGGTAGACTCTTTTTACTGATAACGTGGCTTCTGAAGGTGATTGGTGGTACTGGGTTTTACTAAGGGCATCAGAGTAAAGAAGGCTGGCCACAATTGTATGCTAACTatttcatattattaatttaggaaaaaatatgtctctctgtttttcttccactttacagttGTGTGGTACACTGTGTTGGTCACCCTAAGTCAAGATAAAATatactgaagtttgtggtggtaatgtgacaaaatgtaaaaaagttaaagggttCTAATTACATTTACTGTACATATGACAACCTGAGCTGACCTCAAACCATGTTGTTTCCCTGCAGCCCACTCTTTGGACTACAAGGCTCTCACCCAGTTCAGGAAAATGATCATATGTTTGATGCCTGATAGCTGGCCTGCTCTTGACTACGCAGACTATGGCTGCTACTGTGGGTGGGGAGGCTCTGGCACACCCGTTGATGACCTGGACAGGTCGTTGTTTAAGCTGCCTCATACTaacaacacatttcatttttattttatttttttaaagattgctATGCTTGACACTTTATTCTCTATGCAGGTGCTGCCAGGTTCATGACCAGTGTTACAGTGACGCTATGCAGCATCCTGAGTGCTGGCCCATCCTGGACAACCCTTACACCGAGTTCTACGACTACACCTGTGATGAGAGTAACAAAAAGGTCACTTGTACAGGTGAGttgccttgtttttttatttatgtattttttttgtctgattatGTCAGAGTTGCCTATTTTCTAAGCtcgcctgcaagctgaattctcacggtatttgtgcattcacaaacacacaacaatCTATGTTGTTCTGCTCCCATTGCAATCGTTGGGCCCGAACTGTTTTtcgttcgggccaatcacgttgtaGCATAACGGTTttaggcgggacatacagctgtgccAAAATCAAGAGCTGCCAAGCCCCGAGATGGACCAATATAaatctgctgcttacattttcatttgatattaacaccaacctttggtaggcgagcactaggtgtcgcttcaccctATCAGTTCTGCTGAAAGTCCCTCCTTTACCCAAACAGATTCGATGGGAGCAGATCCAGATTGTTAATGTGCAGAACGtggagtgctacacattatcagtctggctggccaggttaccaACTTCCACTCCTTTTTTGGAAATCTTGATAAGCTGCCATTAATTTGAACACTAATTTGCTACCTTTTTGCTacctcattttttttatctgactgACCCAATCCAGACACAGGTCTCACCTCCAGCTCAAATCCGAAGTTGCCAACTCTGTCCTTGCACTATTTTACACAGCAGTGCCTGCTTATCTTCTGATTGTCAAAGACTGAAACCACTGCTTCCTCTTCCCTAGACAAAAATGATCCATGTGAGATGTTCATCTGCGAGTGCGACCGGAAAGCCGCAGAGTGCTTTAGCCGATCAGAGTGGATCCCTGAGCATGAGCACCTCCCAAGTGACCAGTGTCAGTAAAGTCGTTTGCTTGAGCAAAGAATCTGTGCATCAACATGTCACATCCATGTACAGACAGCTATACTACTTTGTTTGGCCTCAATCCGGATCACAATGACCTTACAGGATAATTTACTGATGACATGATCTATCCATGGCCTTTTAaccatccatcctcttctgtGCTGGATGTTTCTGGTTGGGCTTGCAGCTATTACATTGTATGTCTTCATAAATGCCATCTTCATTTTAGACACTTTTGCTCGATTGTATTTGCAATTTTCAGTGCAGTACTCCTATAGTCAACAGAGGGCGCTGTTCTTcatcttttacttttactgtaGCTTTGTGGAAAGACGGGGGGAAAAGTGTTAAGCTGCTCCACAtcagcttttttgttttactttatgtaacattgataaaataataaatggctTTTTGACAGAGAAAAAGACATTTGGTTGACAAATGTAAAAccacaatttatttaatttaatctgtttttttgtcttcttggTGCTTTCCAAATAATTACATAATGATGGCAGTGCAGTTTAGTTATATAACAGTTGCAATAATAATGAATTCATTGTGCTTAATTTGAAGATAGTTTGATCTATATACTTGTGTACACTGACAACATTAGAAGGTTCCCTAATCTTAATTGTCCTGTCAATATTTCAATCGTGCATGAAGAGCATAAACAGGAGATGTTAAGTAACTGCAAATTAAATGAAGATTCACACGAGATTTCGGTCATTATCCAGTCTGTTTGgcaaacaaacataaatgaaCCCGTCGCTGGTTATCGTCTCTTCAGCCTGTCGGCGTGTCATCTGTCTTAACAACCCACTGCTCGCTCTTTGTGATTCACTGCTGAGCCTGCAGCCCACTGAATCACTCTTCAGGCAGTTTTTCAGACAATGCGTAAGCTCAGCAGCTGGTAGCTGGCTCCTGGCACTAGCCCAGCTTTGACTGCTGCTAGCTGAAAGATAACATGAGGAAAATGACGCACTACACTGACAAAAAAAGATACGAGACCAGTTAGAGTTTCACAAGTTACGccttatgtatgtatttttctgTTATGGCAACTAAAATTGCCAGTACTGCtgacagttttctgttttccaaTCCAGACTGataatttatgaaaaatccaaataaaagcttttaacaAATATGAAACTGTTCTTGCATGTGCAAATTTTAAGTTGTAAAAGCTAATAATTTCTCTTTGATTTATACGCAAGCCCATAGTGTGAAGCATGGCAaggcaagacaagtttatttgtaaagcacatttcagtaacaagacaattcaaagtgttgtATGGGTTTTCTATGGAGGGTTAAAgggttattttttaaataaataaatgttaatataccataaaaaaaaataaatgtaaaatgg contains:
- the LOC105929311 gene encoding phospholipase A2, with translation MNAFQTVFLLAVGLSVAHSLDYKALTQFRKMIICLMPDSWPALDYADYGCYCGWGGSGTPVDDLDRCCQVHDQCYSDAMQHPECWPILDNPYTEFYDYTCDESNKKVTCTDKNDPCEMFICECDRKAAECFSRSEWIPEHEHLPSDQCQ